A single genomic interval of Lacrimispora sphenoides JCM 1415 harbors:
- a CDS encoding sugar ABC transporter ATP-binding protein produces MNRILEMKHIYKDFGAVKVLNDIDFSLGKGEVRALLGANGAGKSTLIKILGGVHAPTKGEIYLRGDKINFKDSYHSKQSGISVIYQELSLVPTLSVIDNIFLGREVVSGIFLKKEEMKKEYEDICRRFSFDIPANVIVSKLSIAKQQMVEIMKAVSCDTEIIIMDEPTTSLTNNEKTSLFEIIAKLKAVGKSIIYISHILDEIFLNCDSASIMRNGIMVGSYDVEDLTKEKITQLMTGVDSSNIAGKKQTFHADYTSEPILEARNLGRGNVVKDVSFKVHRGEVVGFAGLVGSKRTEIINLIYGVDHCDRGEILMNGTAVKVRSPKQAIHHKIGFIPEDRKHLGLILGQEIYKNSTAVQIDKFKTSGFLNKAKEIEFAEFAEKKLGIKISNVKQKVKELSGGNQQKVVVSKWLNQDMDLIIYDEPTKGIDIAAKEDIFHSIEEFSGQGIGVIFISSDLEEVIRVADRILVVRDGMIVSELKNDNLTVQEIMDKIFDV; encoded by the coding sequence ATGAATCGGATATTAGAGATGAAGCACATATATAAAGATTTTGGGGCTGTAAAAGTGCTGAATGATATTGACTTCTCACTGGGGAAAGGTGAGGTCAGAGCTCTTTTAGGTGCCAATGGCGCAGGAAAATCTACATTGATTAAAATACTGGGCGGTGTTCATGCACCAACCAAAGGTGAAATTTACTTAAGAGGAGATAAGATAAATTTTAAGGACAGCTATCATTCAAAGCAATCAGGCATTAGTGTGATCTATCAAGAACTAAGCCTGGTGCCAACACTATCGGTAATTGACAATATCTTTCTTGGCAGAGAAGTGGTTTCTGGCATCTTTTTAAAAAAAGAGGAGATGAAAAAAGAGTATGAAGATATTTGCCGGCGGTTTTCATTTGATATTCCTGCAAATGTGATTGTGTCTAAGCTGAGCATTGCCAAGCAGCAGATGGTAGAGATTATGAAAGCAGTTTCCTGTGATACTGAGATCATTATCATGGATGAGCCAACAACTTCACTTACTAATAATGAGAAAACAAGTCTTTTTGAAATTATAGCAAAGCTAAAAGCAGTTGGTAAAAGCATAATTTATATATCACATATTTTAGATGAGATCTTTCTGAATTGTGACAGCGCCAGCATTATGAGAAATGGCATTATGGTTGGAAGCTATGATGTAGAGGACCTTACAAAAGAAAAGATCACTCAGTTAATGACAGGTGTTGACAGCAGCAATATTGCAGGAAAAAAACAGACCTTTCATGCAGATTATACCAGTGAACCTATTTTGGAAGCCAGAAATCTTGGCCGGGGAAATGTGGTGAAAGATGTATCCTTTAAAGTTCATAGAGGTGAAGTGGTAGGATTTGCCGGCCTGGTCGGTTCTAAACGAACAGAGATCATTAATCTGATTTATGGGGTGGACCATTGTGACCGCGGTGAAATTTTAATGAATGGAACAGCTGTAAAGGTAAGATCGCCGAAACAGGCGATCCACCATAAGATCGGTTTTATTCCGGAAGACAGAAAACATCTTGGTCTGATACTGGGACAGGAAATATATAAAAATTCTACGGCCGTTCAGATTGATAAGTTTAAGACGTCAGGATTCTTAAATAAAGCAAAAGAAATAGAATTCGCTGAATTTGCAGAAAAGAAGCTGGGCATAAAAATCAGCAATGTGAAACAAAAGGTAAAAGAACTTAGCGGCGGCAATCAACAGAAGGTTGTAGTATCCAAATGGCTGAATCAGGATATGGATTTGATTATTTATGACGAACCTACCAAAGGAATTGATATTGCGGCGAAGGAAGACATTTTTCATTCGATAGAGGAATTCTCAGGACAGGGAATAGGGGTCATATTTATATCGTCCGATTTAGAGGAAGTGATCCGTGTTGCAGACCGGATACTGGTAGTCAGAGATGGAATGATTGTTAGTGAGTTGAAAAATGACAATCTTACAGTTCAGGAAATTATGGATAAGATATTTGATGTATAG
- a CDS encoding N-acetylglucosamine kinase encodes MKYLLSVDGGGTKTEFYISDLQGNMIDTFTTGSTSIKSVGGDKAYDQLRAGIERLKETYKITPDDILMGVFGMSGCDSDNDYQMILDRILSLGFTKDNVHLCNDGVLAFYAQTQGPGIVVIAGTGSIVIGIDKQGEVRRSGGWGYHFSDIGSGYWIGCELLKRTLLYCDNCYPYVPVFEQVRGYFQAESYTDLPYTVTEIKDINQIAGLAYEVVKAAEEQDELSINILKDGAKQLAGQVAGMVKQMDLSEASKIVFSGGVLKSKIYQDMLASEIRQLIPNQDIQFYIQKNKPSFGGIKLAQRLLEKKKEIVLQVFTGGYLNKETTYEEVESKLKPLLDKIRVTKVIIGWSDDEELYKKIKLLVHKYQAELYLWMPVFSETGLLEPVSFLQDFRGEEVKSYLLKDGENFEFYCPNIKQNRESVKHIYEKYFSKIGFDGIFLDKIRYSSFSNKITGVFSCFCPECMKKYQERQLDVNELRIEMDKVINGLEGYGRHPLKCLAYEDGSYRFDNPIWEKFFDCKADFIYDSLKEITGYFREQGLKIGMDVLSPFLAHFTGQDLSRLNELTDFVKPMMYRITCAPAGLPFEYDSFLSGTTSMNIDTVRREFNQLLGIKSDGDNRIDLDFVKSELDVMERLNIPVYCGIEVNRIKDVVPADPEYIKDTINSLSQTNMKGFVLSWDILSAPEENIEAVYHCFGGRGEM; translated from the coding sequence ATGAAATATTTATTATCAGTAGATGGGGGAGGAACTAAAACAGAATTTTATATCAGTGATCTGCAAGGGAATATGATAGATACTTTTACAACTGGATCCACTAGCATCAAGTCAGTAGGAGGGGATAAAGCCTATGACCAGCTAAGAGCAGGGATTGAACGGCTAAAAGAGACATATAAAATTACGCCTGATGATATCTTGATGGGAGTGTTTGGAATGTCAGGATGTGATTCGGATAATGATTATCAGATGATTCTTGATCGGATTTTAAGTCTGGGATTTACAAAAGACAATGTTCATTTATGCAACGATGGAGTACTGGCATTTTATGCACAGACGCAGGGACCGGGAATTGTAGTGATTGCAGGAACTGGTTCAATCGTAATCGGAATAGATAAACAGGGAGAGGTCAGACGTTCAGGAGGCTGGGGTTACCATTTCAGTGATATTGGATCCGGCTATTGGATCGGATGTGAGTTATTAAAGAGAACTCTTCTTTATTGTGATAACTGTTATCCATATGTACCTGTATTTGAACAGGTCAGAGGCTATTTCCAGGCGGAGAGTTATACAGATCTTCCATATACTGTGACAGAAATTAAGGATATTAATCAAATTGCAGGTCTGGCTTATGAAGTTGTAAAAGCAGCCGAGGAGCAGGATGAATTATCCATTAACATATTAAAAGACGGAGCCAAACAATTGGCTGGTCAGGTTGCGGGCATGGTAAAACAAATGGATTTATCAGAGGCCTCAAAGATTGTTTTCTCAGGCGGAGTATTAAAAAGCAAGATCTATCAAGACATGCTTGCGTCAGAAATCAGACAATTAATTCCTAATCAGGATATTCAGTTTTATATCCAGAAGAATAAGCCATCCTTTGGAGGGATAAAGTTAGCACAGAGGCTGCTGGAGAAGAAAAAAGAAATTGTCCTGCAGGTATTTACCGGAGGATATTTGAATAAAGAGACTACATATGAAGAAGTGGAAAGCAAATTAAAACCATTACTGGATAAAATAAGGGTCACAAAGGTAATTATCGGTTGGTCTGATGATGAGGAACTATATAAAAAGATAAAACTACTGGTACATAAATATCAGGCGGAATTATATCTATGGATGCCAGTTTTTTCAGAGACAGGATTGCTGGAACCGGTAAGTTTCCTGCAGGATTTTCGGGGTGAGGAAGTAAAAAGTTACCTGTTGAAAGACGGAGAAAACTTCGAGTTTTATTGTCCTAATATAAAACAAAACAGAGAGAGTGTCAAACATATTTATGAAAAATATTTTAGTAAAATAGGCTTTGATGGAATATTTTTAGATAAAATCAGGTATTCTTCCTTTTCCAATAAAATCACCGGAGTGTTTAGCTGCTTCTGCCCTGAGTGTATGAAAAAGTATCAGGAAAGACAACTGGACGTTAATGAATTACGTATAGAGATGGACAAAGTTATTAATGGGCTGGAGGGTTATGGCAGACACCCGTTAAAATGCTTAGCTTATGAAGATGGAAGCTATCGGTTTGACAATCCGATCTGGGAAAAATTTTTCGATTGTAAAGCAGACTTTATCTATGATTCGCTAAAAGAGATTACCGGTTATTTCAGGGAACAGGGCCTAAAGATCGGCATGGATGTATTATCACCTTTTTTAGCCCATTTTACCGGACAGGATCTGTCTAGACTTAACGAATTAACAGATTTCGTGAAGCCTATGATGTATCGGATTACCTGTGCTCCGGCAGGACTTCCTTTTGAATATGACAGCTTCCTGTCAGGAACTACAAGCATGAATATCGATACGGTCAGGAGAGAGTTTAATCAACTGCTTGGAATTAAGTCAGACGGAGATAACCGGATTGATCTCGATTTTGTGAAATCTGAACTTGATGTCATGGAGCGATTAAATATACCGGTTTATTGCGGGATTGAAGTGAACAGAATTAAGGATGTTGTACCGGCAGATCCGGAATATATAAAAGATACTATTAATAGTCTGTCTCAAACCAATATGAAAGGCTTTGTGTTATCCTGGGATATTCTATCGGCACCTGAAGAAAATATTGAGGCAGTCTACCATTGCTTTGGAGGCAGGGGTGAAATGTAA
- a CDS encoding ROK family protein, giving the protein MGEMVGKPGVIKLLNKDVVEGIIRSNGPITKPEIAKRSQLSLVTVNKTVAILIQEEKVRVSGASESTGGRRAMFFEINNEANYYIGLYYYKNHYIGAISDSIGELIYVHEFPTRVDVYEEVMEDTYAALDSLIEKCGDHMIKAIGIGVPGVVKEGTITNIPNIPSWEGKDISGILSDKYQLPVLLENDINLTTLGIYNTEYQNNKVRNMALIYLDQGIGSGFIINQSLFKGSSNFAGELSYIPVKQHFPIKGKVTRYTGNFETQISLITEAIEQSSGLSEQGLYKEMLIRTIVEGLLSVICVLNPEIIVMKHRCLTEHDCQKIERELAEWVDESNVPSIINAADLRKSSIQGVIRMCIRESTSSYSLSNKKRG; this is encoded by the coding sequence ATGGGCGAGATGGTTGGAAAACCAGGTGTAATAAAATTATTAAATAAAGATGTAGTAGAAGGAATTATTCGAAGCAATGGTCCAATCACAAAACCAGAGATAGCCAAACGGTCACAGCTAAGTCTGGTTACTGTAAATAAAACAGTTGCTATACTGATTCAGGAGGAAAAAGTAAGAGTCAGTGGAGCCAGCGAATCCACCGGTGGCAGGAGAGCAATGTTCTTTGAAATTAATAATGAAGCAAATTATTATATCGGTCTTTATTATTATAAGAATCATTATATTGGAGCCATTTCAGATTCCATAGGTGAATTAATTTATGTGCATGAATTTCCTACCAGAGTGGATGTCTATGAAGAGGTCATGGAAGATACATATGCAGCACTGGACAGTCTCATTGAAAAGTGCGGTGATCATATGATAAAAGCAATAGGAATCGGTGTTCCTGGAGTTGTAAAGGAAGGTACCATTACCAATATTCCCAATATCCCTTCCTGGGAAGGGAAAGATATTTCTGGTATTTTATCAGATAAATATCAGCTTCCGGTTCTGCTTGAGAATGATATTAATCTGACTACATTAGGAATTTATAATACAGAGTATCAGAATAATAAAGTCAGAAACATGGCTTTGATTTACTTGGATCAGGGAATCGGATCAGGATTTATCATTAACCAGTCGCTGTTTAAAGGTTCCAGTAACTTTGCCGGAGAGTTAAGCTACATACCGGTAAAGCAGCATTTTCCAATAAAAGGAAAGGTTACCAGATATACAGGTAACTTTGAAACACAAATATCATTAATCACTGAGGCAATTGAACAATCCTCCGGGTTGTCTGAGCAGGGGCTGTATAAAGAAATGCTGATTCGTACAATTGTTGAAGGCCTATTAAGTGTTATCTGCGTTTTGAACCCTGAAATCATCGTGATGAAGCATAGATGTCTGACAGAACATGATTGTCAAAAGATAGAGCGGGAGCTGGCAGAATGGGTGGATGAAAGCAATGTTCCCTCCATAATAAATGCGGCAGATTTAAGAAAAAGCAGTATTCAAGGTGTAATTCGTATGTGCATTAGGGAAAGTACTTCTTCCTATTCATTATCTAATAAAAAGCGAGGTTAA
- a CDS encoding nitroreductase family protein, with protein sequence MGIIESLEKRRSYYSINKELPVDTGEVIEQIEKLTELVPDAFNMKSSRVVVALGEKQELLWDAIYDAFEGQVPREKIDSFKAGAGTILYYYDQEVVKGLQGQFPLYADNFPAWAMQSSAMLQISIWSGLRELGIGASLQHYNPVIDQKVRELFDLPESYLLIAQMPFGGIVNEPDLKEKEDITKRVQIEK encoded by the coding sequence ATGGGCATAATTGAATCATTGGAAAAGAGAAGAAGCTATTACAGCATTAATAAAGAACTTCCCGTTGATACCGGAGAAGTCATTGAACAAATTGAAAAATTAACAGAATTGGTACCTGATGCTTTTAACATGAAAAGCTCCCGCGTTGTTGTGGCGTTAGGAGAAAAGCAGGAGTTATTATGGGACGCTATCTATGACGCTTTCGAAGGCCAGGTCCCAAGAGAAAAAATCGACAGCTTTAAAGCTGGGGCAGGAACAATTCTTTATTACTACGATCAGGAGGTCGTAAAAGGATTACAGGGACAGTTTCCACTGTATGCGGACAATTTTCCAGCCTGGGCGATGCAGTCCAGTGCAATGCTTCAAATAAGCATTTGGAGCGGGCTGCGGGAATTAGGGATCGGCGCTTCCTTACAGCACTATAACCCGGTTATAGATCAGAAGGTCCGGGAACTGTTTGATTTGCCGGAAAGCTATTTGCTGATTGCCCAAATGCCTTTCGGAGGAATTGTAAATGAGCCTGATTTAAAAGAGAAGGAAGACATCACCAAAAGGGTTCAAATCGAAAAATAA
- a CDS encoding pirin family protein: MERKIKRQVRGFRTQDGAGVNLVRVLGHETMEEYDPILMLDSFDSTNPDDYTAGFPMHPHRGIETISYVYRGQMVHRDSLGNEDSISDGEVQWMTAGSGILHEEKLPASERMLGVQLWLNLPSKDKMTAPSYHSIKNDEIEEINLENGKLRLLAGQYKDSNGYMGRYLPLDYYDIHLDPNASISIDTDPDRLVMIFTLSGEVSVGGELVREKTAAKLTSGDKVELKSTEKNAQVLFISSEPLGEPIAWGGPIVMNTKAELQKAFTDLDQGTFLQKKMSYDN, translated from the coding sequence ATGGAGAGAAAGATTAAAAGACAGGTTAGAGGCTTTAGAACCCAGGACGGTGCCGGTGTAAACCTGGTCAGGGTATTAGGACATGAAACAATGGAAGAATACGATCCCATTTTGATGCTGGATTCCTTTGACAGCACAAATCCCGATGATTACACAGCTGGATTCCCCATGCACCCGCATAGGGGCATTGAAACAATCAGTTATGTATACCGCGGGCAGATGGTTCATAGGGACAGTTTAGGAAATGAAGATTCTATCTCCGACGGAGAAGTCCAGTGGATGACAGCAGGTTCCGGAATCCTGCATGAAGAGAAACTACCTGCATCAGAACGAATGCTTGGAGTACAGTTGTGGCTGAATTTACCATCAAAGGATAAGATGACCGCTCCTTCCTACCACAGCATAAAAAATGATGAGATTGAAGAGATTAATCTTGAAAATGGAAAGCTGAGACTACTTGCCGGGCAATATAAGGACAGTAACGGATACATGGGCAGATATCTTCCTCTGGATTACTACGATATCCATCTTGATCCCAACGCTTCCATTTCCATAGATACGGATCCAGACCGCTTGGTTATGATCTTTACCCTGTCCGGAGAGGTTTCTGTCGGAGGAGAACTGGTAAGAGAGAAGACAGCAGCAAAGCTTACCTCTGGAGACAAGGTCGAGTTAAAAAGTACTGAGAAGAATGCCCAGGTGTTATTTATAAGCTCAGAGCCATTAGGAGAGCCTATCGCCTGGGGAGGTCCCATCGTAATGAATACGAAAGCTGAATTGCAAAAAGCTTTTACAGATCTGGATCAGGGAACATTCTTACAAAAGAAAATGTCATATGATAACTAA
- a CDS encoding MarR family winged helix-turn-helix transcriptional regulator yields MAKTELKILIGLHRAVNYIDRQSTKIFSEYNLTMGQFAVLEALYHKGDMTIGQVQEKILSSSGTIPLIINNLEKRGYLIRKADSKDKRRCILHITAQGQELIGQVYPRNEARIIELMAHWTDEEKEQLAMLLKKYGDEINGEKD; encoded by the coding sequence ATGGCAAAGACAGAGTTAAAAATCCTAATAGGCCTCCATCGGGCCGTAAACTACATTGACCGCCAATCAACCAAAATTTTTTCAGAGTACAATCTAACCATGGGCCAATTTGCCGTATTAGAGGCCCTATACCACAAAGGAGACATGACCATCGGTCAGGTACAGGAAAAAATCCTAAGTTCCAGCGGAACCATTCCTCTTATTATAAATAACCTTGAGAAAAGAGGGTATCTTATAAGGAAAGCGGACAGCAAGGATAAGAGGCGATGCATTCTCCATATCACAGCTCAGGGACAGGAGTTGATTGGTCAGGTTTACCCAAGAAATGAAGCCAGGATTATTGAGTTAATGGCTCATTGGACTGATGAAGAAAAAGAACAATTGGCAATGTTATTAAAAAAGTATGGAGATGAGATTAATGGAGAGAAAGATTAA
- the tnpA gene encoding IS66 family insertion sequence element accessory protein TnpA: MAECQASCLSVKTWCDQNGFKEQSYYYYLRKIREQEIDNLPVSIPKETTDPVVFKKLEIQSSVTNTQAAVIVHLPSA, encoded by the coding sequence ATAGCGGAATGTCAAGCAAGCTGTCTTTCCGTAAAAACATGGTGTGACCAGAATGGATTTAAGGAGCAATCCTATTACTACTATCTGCGGAAAATACGCGAACAGGAAATAGATAACCTTCCTGTATCGATTCCAAAAGAAACTACCGATCCTGTAGTATTTAAAAAACTTGAGATTCAATCTTCGGTCACCAATACGCAGGCAGCTGTGATCGTTCATCTTCCATCTGCATAA
- a CDS encoding IS3 family transposase, with product MNTGDDPRGKLPKGEPVSSIEVEQLKSQMQDMQLEMDILKETLEVLKKDPGVDMTALKNREKAVIIGVLKDKYSLPLLLQKFGMPKSSYYYQLKQIKAPTKYAELRARILELFAEASKRYGDRRIHALLAKEGLCASEKIVRKIMSECDLRVKTKRRNKYNSYKGEITPAVSNAIARNFHADARNIKWLTEYN from the coding sequence ATGAATACTGGTGATGATCCCCGCGGCAAACTACCCAAAGGAGAACCTGTCTCTTCCATAGAGGTTGAGCAGCTGAAATCTCAAATGCAGGATATGCAATTGGAAATGGATATTCTAAAGGAGACACTTGAAGTCTTAAAAAAAGACCCAGGCGTCGATATGACAGCTCTCAAGAACCGAGAGAAGGCAGTGATAATCGGCGTCCTGAAAGATAAATATTCACTGCCACTGCTTCTGCAGAAATTTGGTATGCCGAAGAGTAGCTATTATTACCAGTTAAAACAGATTAAGGCCCCTACAAAATATGCAGAATTACGTGCCCGTATTTTAGAATTATTTGCTGAAGCCTCAAAGAGATATGGGGATCGAAGAATTCATGCGCTATTAGCTAAAGAAGGCCTCTGCGCTTCAGAAAAAATAGTACGGAAAATCATGTCTGAATGTGATCTAAGAGTTAAGACTAAACGCAGAAATAAATACAACTCATATAAGGGAGAAATTACACCTGCAGTTTCAAATGCTATTGCGCGTAATTTTCACGCTGATGCACGAAATATTAAGTGGCTTACTGAATATAACTGA
- a CDS encoding DDE-type integrase/transposase/recombinase, translated as MHEILSGLLNITEFSIPAGKVYLSPIVDCFDGMIPAWRISTTPDACLVNSMLDDAIDTLNDKEHPLIHTDRGCHYRWPGWISRMNNAGLQRSMSRKGCSPDNSACKCSTIAIGQG; from the coding sequence ATGCACGAAATATTAAGTGGCTTACTGAATATAACTGAGTTTTCGATTCCCGCGGGAAAGGTATACCTATCACCTATAGTTGATTGTTTTGACGGAATGATTCCTGCATGGAGGATCAGCACAACACCGGATGCCTGTTTGGTAAATAGTATGCTAGATGATGCGATTGATACTTTGAATGACAAGGAACATCCATTGATCCATACAGACCGGGGGTGTCACTATCGATGGCCGGGTTGGATATCCCGGATGAATAATGCCGGTCTTCAGCGATCCATGTCAAGGAAAGGTTGTTCCCCAGACAATTCAGCCTGCAAATGTTCTACAATCGCGATTGGTCAGGGCTAA
- a CDS encoding IS3 family transposase codes for MFYNRDWSGLTIEQFIDILNEYLSWYNETRIKTSLGNMSPLEYRRSLRLTA; via the coding sequence ATGTTCTACAATCGCGATTGGTCAGGGCTAACAATAGAACAGTTTATAGATATCCTTAATGAGTATCTTTCCTGGTACAATGAAACCAGGATTAAAACATCACTAGGAAACATGAGTCCATTGGAGTACCGACGAAGCCTTAGATTAACTGCTTAA
- a CDS encoding glycosyltransferase family 4 protein produces MKNIKKVLLVTTVSGFVPQFEMSNVRILQDMGYEVHYAANYNTPSYGNDNHRLEGTGIIQHQIDFVRNPFHPKNITIYKQLKMLMMAEHFDLIHCHTPMGGVMARLAACSTKTAPVIYTAHGFHFYTGASVINWLCYYPVEKFLSHFTDEQICINKEDYDRAKKCFHAKCIDYIPGVGINIDKVQKEVDIDLKKEELGLPKNKIIILSSGELIKRKNHETSIRAIAQLKQFSNDFHYIICGHGVLSEYLHELVEKLHVSDSISFLGYRKDMMEIFQVADLFLFPSYQEGLPMALLEAMAYGLPVVCSDIRGNSDLMGESTEQLLNYCEGGIMVKKATDVSAYSQAIYSLLENRSLMQKMGDWNRIRAKEFGDKQVKAAMEKIYRRLLT; encoded by the coding sequence ATGAAAAATATTAAAAAAGTACTTTTAGTCACCACTGTCAGTGGTTTCGTTCCCCAATTTGAAATGTCAAACGTCCGAATACTTCAAGACATGGGATATGAGGTTCATTATGCTGCCAATTATAATACTCCCTCTTATGGAAATGATAATCACCGTCTTGAGGGGACTGGTATTATACAACATCAGATTGATTTTGTTCGAAACCCTTTTCATCCCAAAAACATTACAATCTATAAACAACTTAAAATGTTAATGATGGCGGAGCACTTTGACCTTATTCATTGCCATACACCCATGGGAGGTGTTATGGCGAGACTTGCTGCGTGTTCTACCAAAACAGCACCGGTAATTTATACGGCACATGGGTTTCATTTTTATACGGGAGCCTCAGTGATTAACTGGTTATGCTATTATCCGGTAGAAAAATTTCTATCCCATTTTACAGATGAACAAATTTGTATTAACAAAGAGGATTATGACCGAGCAAAAAAATGTTTTCATGCGAAATGCATTGATTATATTCCTGGTGTAGGGATCAATATTGATAAAGTTCAAAAAGAAGTTGATATTGATCTTAAAAAAGAGGAGTTAGGCCTTCCTAAAAACAAAATAATCATTCTTTCTTCAGGAGAGCTGATTAAACGAAAGAATCATGAAACCTCAATCCGTGCGATTGCACAATTGAAGCAGTTTTCTAATGATTTTCATTATATCATTTGTGGTCACGGGGTATTAAGTGAGTATCTTCATGAATTAGTAGAAAAGCTTCATGTATCAGATTCCATTTCTTTTTTAGGATATCGAAAGGATATGATGGAAATTTTTCAGGTAGCTGATCTGTTTCTTTTTCCCTCTTACCAAGAAGGACTCCCAATGGCTTTGCTGGAAGCTATGGCATATGGTCTTCCGGTTGTCTGTTCCGATATTCGTGGAAATAGTGACTTGATGGGGGAAAGCACCGAACAATTATTAAATTATTGTGAAGGTGGTATTATGGTAAAAAAAGCTACTGATGTTTCTGCTTACAGTCAAGCTATTTATTCCTTACTAGAGAATAGAAGCCTTATGCAAAAAATGGGAGATTGGAATAGAATTCGTGCGAAGGAATTTGGTGATAAACAAGTCAAGGCTGCTATGGAAAAGATATATCGCAGGCTTCTGACTTGA
- a CDS encoding CMP-N-acetylneuraminic acid synthetase, with amino-acid sequence MKTYALLTGRGNNTLKDKNILECLGHPVLYYPANAARYADTIEKMFCSSDDKKILYEAEKLDHVPIERPLELALPTSQHVDCIIHALDIIEKEYGMPDILVVTLANNVTIKSEWIDECVRMMEKDMTLSAVVPVYKDNDHHPLRAKTVDDKGRLQMYEKGVSGKISTNRQDLPPCYFLAHNFWVLNTKILLNSNGEGQAPWAFMGNNIAHYLIDESIDIHKEIDLYIAKEWVKENYVDFDKN; translated from the coding sequence ATGAAAACTTATGCACTACTCACAGGCCGTGGTAATAATACCCTGAAAGATAAAAATATATTGGAATGCTTGGGTCATCCGGTGCTTTATTATCCAGCTAATGCTGCTCGCTATGCGGATACGATTGAGAAAATGTTTTGTAGTAGTGATGATAAAAAGATTCTTTATGAGGCTGAAAAGCTTGATCATGTTCCTATTGAGCGCCCGCTAGAGTTGGCATTACCAACTAGCCAGCATGTGGACTGCATCATACATGCTCTTGATATAATTGAAAAGGAATATGGAATGCCAGATATTCTAGTAGTTACTTTAGCAAATAATGTAACTATTAAATCTGAATGGATTGATGAATGTGTTCGTATGATGGAAAAAGATATGACGTTAAGTGCAGTTGTTCCAGTATATAAAGATAATGATCACCACCCGTTACGTGCAAAAACGGTTGATGATAAAGGGCGTTTACAGATGTATGAAAAAGGTGTCAGCGGAAAGATTTCAACAAATAGGCAGGACTTGCCTCCTTGCTACTTTCTAGCTCATAATTTTTGGGTATTAAATACCAAAATTTTATTAAATAGTAATGGAGAAGGACAAGCACCATGGGCTTTTATGGGTAATAATATTGCTCATTACCTAATTGATGAGTCTATAGATATTCATAAAGAAATTGACTTGTATATTGCTAAAGAATGGGTTAAAGAAAACTATGTTGATTTTGATAAAAATTGA